One genomic window of Streptomyces sp. WP-1 includes the following:
- the purD gene encoding phosphoribosylamine--glycine ligase, giving the protein MNVLVIGSGAREHALCRSLSLDPDVTALHCAPGNAGIAEVAELHQVDALDGAAVTALAQRLGAELVVVGPEAPLVAGVADAVRAAGIPVFGPSGEAARLEGSKAFAKDVMAAAGVPTARSYVCTTAEEVAEALDAFGAPYVVKDDGLAAGKGVVVTSDLDAATAHAAACERVVIEEFLDGPEVSLFAVTDGETVVPLQPAQDFKRALDGDEGPNTGGMGAYSPLPWADPKLVDEVLHTVLQPTVDELRRRGAPFSGLLYAGLAITGRGVRVIEFNARFGDPETQVVLARLRTPLAGLLMAAATGNLADLPPLRWSEDAAVTVVVASHNYPGTPRTGDPITGLAEVAAEDAPDAYVLHAGTRQDGDAVVSAGGRVLSVTATGKDLTEARERAYRAVGRIGLDGGQHRTDIAAKAAAEAL; this is encoded by the coding sequence GTGAACGTCCTCGTCATCGGCAGCGGCGCCCGCGAACACGCCCTGTGCCGCTCCCTGTCCCTCGATCCCGACGTCACCGCGCTGCACTGCGCCCCCGGCAACGCCGGCATCGCCGAGGTCGCCGAGCTGCACCAGGTCGACGCGCTCGACGGTGCCGCGGTGACCGCGCTGGCGCAGCGGCTCGGTGCCGAGCTGGTCGTCGTCGGCCCGGAGGCCCCCCTGGTCGCCGGTGTCGCCGACGCCGTGCGCGCCGCCGGCATCCCGGTGTTCGGCCCGTCCGGCGAGGCCGCCCGCCTGGAGGGCTCCAAGGCGTTCGCCAAGGACGTCATGGCCGCGGCCGGGGTGCCGACCGCCCGCTCGTACGTCTGCACCACCGCCGAGGAGGTCGCCGAGGCCCTCGACGCCTTCGGTGCCCCCTATGTCGTCAAGGACGACGGACTCGCCGCCGGCAAGGGCGTCGTCGTCACCTCCGACCTGGACGCCGCCACTGCGCACGCCGCCGCCTGCGAGCGCGTGGTGATCGAGGAGTTCCTCGACGGCCCCGAGGTGTCCCTGTTCGCCGTCACCGACGGCGAGACCGTCGTACCGCTCCAGCCCGCCCAGGACTTCAAGCGCGCCCTGGACGGCGACGAGGGTCCCAACACCGGTGGCATGGGCGCCTATTCGCCGCTGCCGTGGGCCGACCCGAAGCTGGTCGACGAGGTGCTGCACACGGTGCTCCAGCCGACCGTGGACGAACTGCGCCGCCGCGGCGCGCCGTTCTCCGGGCTGCTCTACGCCGGTCTGGCGATCACCGGCCGGGGCGTGCGGGTCATCGAGTTCAACGCCCGTTTCGGCGACCCCGAGACCCAGGTCGTGCTGGCCCGGCTGCGGACCCCGCTGGCCGGGCTGCTGATGGCCGCCGCCACCGGCAACCTCGCCGACCTGCCGCCGCTGCGCTGGAGCGAGGACGCGGCCGTCACCGTCGTCGTCGCCTCGCACAACTACCCCGGCACCCCGCGCACCGGCGACCCGATCACCGGTCTGGCCGAGGTGGCCGCCGAGGACGCCCCGGACGCCTATGTGCTGCACGCGGGCACCCGGCAGGACGGCGACGCGGTCGTCAGCGCGGGCGGCCGCGTGCTGTCCGTCACCGCCACCGGCAAGGACCTGACCGAGGCGCGCGAGCGGGCGTACCGGGCGGTGGGCCGGATCGGGCTCGACGGCGGGCAGCACCGTACGGACATCGCGGCGAAGGCCGCCGCCGAGGCGCTCTGA
- a CDS encoding phosphoribosylaminoimidazolesuccinocarboxamide synthase: MSGFVEKPEPIQVPGLVHLHTGKVRDLYRNEAGDLVMVASDRMSAYDWVLPTEIPDKGRVLTRLSLWWFDQLRDLAPNHVISEELPAGAPADWAGRTLICTSLKMVPVECVARGYLTGSGLTEYEQSRTVCGLALPEGLVDGSELPAPIFTPATKAEVGEHDENVSYEEVARQVGADTAAQLRQATLAVYSRARDIARERGIVLADTKFEFGHDGDTLVLADEVLTPDSSRFWPADQWRPGRAQPSYDKQFVRDWLTSAESGWDRRGEQPPPPLPQQVVDATRAKYVEAYERLTGTSWS; this comes from the coding sequence GTGTCCGGATTCGTAGAAAAGCCCGAGCCGATCCAGGTTCCGGGCCTGGTGCACCTGCACACCGGAAAGGTGCGGGACCTGTACCGGAACGAGGCGGGCGACCTCGTGATGGTCGCCAGCGACCGCATGTCCGCCTACGACTGGGTGCTGCCCACGGAGATCCCCGACAAGGGCCGTGTCCTCACCCGGCTCTCCCTGTGGTGGTTCGACCAGCTGCGCGACCTGGCCCCGAACCATGTGATCTCCGAGGAACTGCCCGCCGGCGCCCCCGCCGACTGGGCGGGCCGCACCCTGATCTGCACGTCGCTGAAGATGGTCCCGGTCGAGTGCGTGGCCCGCGGCTACCTCACCGGCTCGGGACTCACGGAGTACGAGCAGTCCCGGACCGTGTGCGGCCTCGCCCTCCCCGAGGGCCTCGTCGACGGCTCCGAGCTGCCCGCCCCGATCTTCACCCCGGCCACCAAGGCCGAGGTCGGCGAGCACGACGAGAACGTGTCCTACGAGGAGGTCGCCCGCCAGGTCGGCGCCGACACCGCCGCCCAGCTGCGCCAGGCCACCCTCGCCGTCTACTCCCGGGCCCGCGACATCGCCCGCGAGCGGGGCATCGTCCTCGCGGACACCAAGTTCGAGTTCGGCCACGACGGCGACACGCTCGTCCTCGCCGACGAGGTGCTCACCCCGGACTCCTCCCGCTTCTGGCCGGCCGACCAGTGGCGGCCCGGGCGCGCGCAGCCGTCGTACGACAAGCAGTTCGTGCGCGACTGGCTGACCTCCGCGGAGTCCGGCTGGGACCGCAGGGGCGAGCAGCCCCCGCCGCCGCTGCCGCAGCAGGTCGTGGACGCCACCCGGGCCAAGTACGTGGAGGCGTACGAGCGTCTGACCGGCACCAGCTGGTCCTAG
- a CDS encoding N,N-dimethylformamidase beta subunit family domain-containing protein: MASDHIRRWESGAIAHAVTDPFGLGPVPWLRGSETYFDDTGHVVPWYVDAVPQQHTRGDARIPAPRTSPGGPRSADDVHRQIKGFTATGAVAPGEAIDFHITVDPPQEFSVDIYRIGHYAGDGAAKITTSPRLSGIVQSPPLTADRTVSCHHWWQSWRLQVPSHWSVGAYVAVLTTADGYRSHVPFTVRDDRPADLLLLLPDVTWQAYNLYPEDGHTGASLYHAWDEQGALLGEADAATTVSFDRPYAGAGLPLHVGHAYDVIRWAERYGYDLAYADARDLHAGRVDPTRYRGLIFPGHDEYWTLPMRRAAERARDHGTSLVFLSANTMYWQVELGASPSGTPDRLLTCRKRKGPGKPVLWREIDRPEQELIGIQYAGRVPEPCPLIVRNAGHWLWESTGAHEGDEIPGLVAGEADRYFPRTALPAHDERMLLAHSPYTDAGGALRHQETSLYRAPSGAWVFASGTFAWSPALDRPGHVDPRIQRATANLLDRICKRD; the protein is encoded by the coding sequence ATGGCCTCGGACCACATCCGCCGCTGGGAGTCCGGAGCGATCGCGCACGCCGTCACGGATCCCTTCGGCCTGGGCCCGGTGCCCTGGCTGCGCGGCAGCGAGACCTACTTCGACGACACCGGCCACGTCGTGCCCTGGTACGTCGACGCCGTGCCCCAGCAGCACACCCGGGGCGACGCGCGCATCCCCGCGCCGCGCACCTCCCCCGGCGGTCCCCGCTCGGCCGACGACGTGCACCGCCAGATCAAGGGCTTCACCGCCACCGGCGCGGTCGCGCCCGGCGAGGCGATCGACTTCCACATCACGGTCGACCCGCCGCAGGAGTTCTCGGTCGACATCTACCGGATCGGCCACTACGCGGGCGACGGCGCCGCCAAGATCACCACCAGCCCCCGGCTGTCCGGCATCGTGCAGTCCCCGCCGCTGACCGCCGACCGCACGGTCTCCTGCCACCACTGGTGGCAGTCCTGGCGCCTCCAGGTGCCCTCGCACTGGAGCGTCGGCGCCTATGTGGCCGTACTGACCACCGCCGACGGCTACCGCTCCCATGTGCCCTTCACGGTCCGCGACGACCGCCCGGCCGATCTGCTCCTGCTGCTGCCCGACGTGACGTGGCAGGCGTACAACCTGTACCCGGAGGACGGGCACACCGGCGCCAGTCTCTACCACGCCTGGGACGAACAGGGCGCGCTGCTCGGCGAGGCGGACGCCGCGACCACGGTCTCCTTCGACCGGCCGTACGCGGGCGCGGGCCTGCCGCTGCACGTCGGGCACGCCTACGACGTCATCCGCTGGGCCGAGCGCTACGGCTACGACCTCGCGTACGCCGACGCCCGCGATCTGCACGCCGGCCGGGTGGACCCCACCCGCTACCGGGGCCTGATCTTCCCCGGGCACGACGAGTACTGGACGCTGCCCATGCGCCGCGCCGCCGAGCGGGCCCGCGACCACGGCACCTCGCTGGTGTTCCTCTCCGCCAACACCATGTACTGGCAGGTCGAGTTGGGGGCCTCGCCGTCCGGGACGCCGGACCGGCTGCTGACCTGCCGCAAACGCAAGGGCCCCGGCAAGCCGGTGCTGTGGCGGGAGATCGACCGCCCCGAACAGGAGCTGATCGGCATCCAGTACGCGGGCCGGGTCCCCGAACCGTGCCCGCTGATCGTGCGCAACGCCGGGCACTGGCTGTGGGAGTCGACCGGCGCGCACGAGGGCGACGAGATCCCGGGCCTGGTCGCGGGCGAGGCCGACCGGTACTTCCCGCGCACCGCGCTGCCCGCGCACGACGAGCGCATGCTGCTCGCGCACTCCCCCTACACCGACGCCGGCGGCGCCCTGCGCCACCAGGAGACCTCCCTGTACCGGGCCCCGTCCGGCGCCTGGGTGTTCGCCTCCGGCACCTTCGCCTGGTCCCCGGCCCTGGACCGCCCCGGCCATGTGGACCCCCGTATCCAGCGGGCCACGGCCAACCTCCTGGACCGCATCTGCAAACGCGACTGA
- a CDS encoding ABC transporter permease, whose translation MSGVARTGAGRRLGALGRAELALLGRNRGAVVTALLVPLALPFTVRGAYARLDLTAHGVSAGTAMLTAAIGFSFLFAVYTALVGAFVARREELVLKRLRTGELSDAEILTGTALPAVGLGLAQVLVLSAGCTLLLHTGPPKAPWLILPGLLSGFVVSAALAAVTASFTRTTESAQVTALPLLLVSMLGSGITIPAAALPDRIASVCALLPLSPAIRLVEAGWTGRSSGPGTLAALATALAWTVVAVFAVRRWFRWEPRR comes from the coding sequence ATGAGCGGGGTCGCACGGACGGGGGCGGGACGGCGGTTGGGGGCGCTCGGGCGGGCCGAGCTGGCGCTGCTCGGGCGGAACCGGGGGGCCGTGGTCACCGCGCTGCTGGTGCCGCTCGCGCTGCCGTTCACCGTACGGGGGGCGTACGCCCGGCTCGATCTGACGGCGCACGGGGTGAGTGCCGGTACGGCGATGCTGACGGCCGCCATCGGCTTCTCCTTCCTCTTCGCCGTCTACACCGCCCTGGTCGGCGCGTTCGTCGCCCGCCGCGAGGAACTCGTCCTCAAGCGGCTGCGCACCGGCGAACTCTCCGACGCCGAGATCCTCACCGGCACCGCCCTGCCCGCCGTCGGACTCGGCCTCGCCCAGGTCCTGGTGCTGTCCGCCGGCTGCACCCTGCTGCTGCACACCGGCCCGCCGAAGGCACCCTGGCTGATCCTGCCGGGGCTGCTGTCCGGCTTCGTGGTGAGTGCCGCGCTCGCCGCCGTCACCGCCTCCTTCACCCGGACCACCGAGAGCGCCCAGGTGACCGCGCTGCCCCTGCTCCTCGTGTCCATGCTCGGCTCCGGGATCACGATCCCCGCCGCGGCCCTGCCCGACCGGATCGCGTCGGTCTGCGCGCTGCTCCCGCTGTCCCCGGCGATCCGGCTGGTCGAGGCGGGCTGGACCGGGCGGTCGAGCGGCCCGGGGACCCTGGCCGCCCTGGCCACCGCGCTGGCCTGGACCGTGGTGGCGGTGTTTGCTGTACGACGGTGGTTCCGCTGGGAACCACGGCGCTGA
- the purS gene encoding phosphoribosylformylglycinamidine synthase subunit PurS encodes MARVVVDVMLKPEILDPQGQAVQRALPRLGFEGISDVRQGKRFELEVDGPVDEAALARIRDLAESFLANTVIEDFTVKVEEGAEVAEAAK; translated from the coding sequence GTGGCACGCGTCGTAGTCGACGTCATGCTCAAGCCGGAGATCCTCGACCCCCAGGGCCAGGCGGTCCAGCGTGCGCTGCCGCGCCTGGGATTCGAAGGGATCTCGGACGTCCGTCAGGGAAAGCGTTTCGAACTGGAAGTTGACGGCCCGGTCGACGAGGCCGCGCTCGCCCGCATCCGTGATCTCGCGGAATCCTTCCTCGCCAACACGGTGATCGAGGACTTCACCGTCAAGGTGGAAGAGGGCGCGGAAGTCGCGGAGGCGGCGAAGTGA
- the purQ gene encoding phosphoribosylformylglycinamidine synthase subunit PurQ, with translation MTARIGVVTFPGSLDDRDTQRAIRLAGAEPVALWHKDKDLKQVDAVVLPGGFSYGDYLRAGAISRFSPVMDTVIEQAKAGLPVLGICNGFQVLTEAHLLPGAMLGNDHLHFICRDQKLRVENAETAWTGDYRRGQEIHIPLKNMDGRYVADPYTLDQLEAEGRVVFRYLDMNPNGSLNDIAGVTNAAGNVVGLMPHPEHAVEPLIGSGRTDGLPFFTSILKKLVNA, from the coding sequence GTGACCGCTCGTATTGGCGTCGTCACTTTCCCGGGGAGCCTGGACGACCGGGACACCCAGCGCGCGATCCGACTCGCGGGCGCCGAACCGGTCGCCCTGTGGCACAAGGACAAGGACCTCAAGCAGGTCGACGCCGTGGTCCTGCCCGGTGGTTTCTCCTACGGCGACTATCTGCGCGCCGGCGCCATCTCCCGTTTCTCGCCGGTCATGGACACGGTCATCGAGCAGGCGAAGGCCGGCCTTCCGGTCCTCGGTATCTGCAACGGCTTCCAGGTCCTCACCGAGGCCCACCTGCTGCCCGGCGCGATGCTCGGCAACGACCACCTCCACTTCATCTGCCGCGACCAGAAGCTGCGGGTGGAGAACGCGGAGACGGCCTGGACCGGCGACTACCGCCGGGGCCAGGAGATCCACATCCCGCTGAAGAACATGGACGGCCGGTACGTCGCCGACCCGTACACGCTCGACCAGCTGGAGGCGGAGGGCCGTGTCGTCTTCCGCTACCTGGACATGAATCCGAACGGCTCGCTCAACGACATCGCCGGCGTCACCAACGCGGCGGGCAATGTCGTCGGCCTGATGCCGCACCCCGAGCACGCCGTCGAGCCGCTGATCGGTTCCGGCCGTACCGACGGCCTTCCCTTCTTCACCTCGATCCTCAAGAAGCTGGTCAACGCATGA
- a CDS encoding response regulator transcription factor translates to MSDPVRLLLADDEHLIRGALAALLSLEDDLLVVAEAATGPEALAMARAHAPDVAVLDLQMPGADGVRVATSLRSEVPGCQVLIVTGHGRPGHLKRALAAGVRGFVPKTVSAQRLAEIIRTVHAGSRYVDPELAADAISAGDSPLTAREAEVLELAADGAPVAEIAERAALSPGTVRNYLSSAVTKLGAENRHTAVRLARERGWV, encoded by the coding sequence ATGAGTGATCCGGTACGGCTGCTGCTCGCCGACGACGAGCATCTGATCCGGGGCGCGCTGGCCGCCCTGCTCTCGCTGGAGGACGATCTGCTGGTGGTCGCGGAGGCGGCCACCGGGCCCGAGGCGCTGGCGATGGCGCGGGCGCACGCCCCCGATGTGGCGGTGCTCGACCTCCAGATGCCGGGCGCGGACGGTGTGAGGGTCGCCACATCGCTGCGGTCCGAAGTACCCGGCTGCCAGGTGCTGATCGTCACCGGTCACGGGCGGCCGGGGCATCTGAAGCGGGCCCTCGCGGCGGGGGTGCGCGGGTTCGTGCCGAAGACCGTCAGCGCGCAGCGGCTCGCCGAGATCATCCGGACCGTGCACGCCGGAAGCCGTTACGTGGACCCGGAATTGGCCGCCGACGCGATCTCCGCCGGGGACTCCCCGCTGACCGCCCGGGAGGCGGAGGTGCTGGAGCTGGCCGCCGACGGGGCGCCGGTCGCGGAGATCGCCGAGCGGGCCGCGCTGTCCCCCGGGACCGTGCGCAACTACCTCTCCTCGGCCGTCACCAAGCTGGGCGCCGAGAACCGGCACACGGCAGTGCGTCTCGCCCGCGAGCGAGGTTGGGTATAG
- a CDS encoding Lsr2 family protein, which produces MAQKVVVTLFDDIDGSEAAETIAFGLDGKSYEIDLNETNAKKLRKALAPYVEAGRKRSRSGKAYKQTEVAPDPAAVRAWAQANKMDVPARGRIPKKVYEAFSSAQ; this is translated from the coding sequence GTGGCGCAAAAGGTCGTGGTCACTCTCTTCGACGACATCGACGGCTCGGAAGCGGCGGAAACGATCGCCTTCGGACTCGACGGCAAGTCGTACGAGATCGACCTGAACGAAACCAACGCCAAGAAACTGCGCAAGGCGCTCGCGCCGTACGTGGAGGCCGGCCGCAAGCGGTCGCGCTCCGGCAAGGCGTACAAGCAGACCGAGGTGGCGCCCGACCCGGCCGCCGTGCGCGCCTGGGCCCAGGCCAACAAGATGGACGTGCCCGCGCGCGGACGCATCCCCAAGAAGGTCTACGAGGCGTTCAGCAGCGCGCAGTGA
- a CDS encoding ABC transporter ATP-binding protein, with the protein MDIDGPEQVIEVTGLTRVYGGGSDGFEAVRGISFAVARGEIFALLGTNGAGKTSTVELLEGLAAPTRGEIRVLGHDPYRERTAVRPRTGVMLQEGGFPAELTVAETARMWAGCTSGARPAKEVLARVGLGDRQEVRVKQLSGGERRRLDLALALLGDPEVLFLDEPTTGLDAEGRRDTWELVRALRDAGTTVLLTTHYLEEAEGLADRLAILHAGRIAAAGTPAEVTAGRPGRMCFQLPEGYHLGDLPPLAALGVCGHEHEGRTVRLHTTDPQRTAAGVLAWADRTGLRLHALDVRSASLEEAFLGIAGQDGGVGQGVAA; encoded by the coding sequence ATGGACATCGACGGACCCGAGCAGGTGATCGAGGTCACCGGCCTCACCCGTGTCTACGGCGGCGGATCCGACGGATTCGAGGCCGTACGCGGAATCAGCTTCGCCGTGGCGCGCGGGGAGATCTTCGCGCTGCTCGGCACCAATGGCGCGGGCAAGACCTCCACCGTGGAACTCCTGGAGGGGCTCGCGGCGCCGACCCGCGGCGAGATCAGGGTCCTCGGCCACGATCCCTACCGGGAACGCACCGCCGTACGCCCCCGCACCGGCGTGATGCTCCAGGAGGGCGGCTTCCCCGCGGAGCTGACCGTCGCGGAGACCGCGCGGATGTGGGCGGGCTGCACCAGCGGCGCCCGGCCCGCGAAGGAGGTGCTGGCGCGGGTGGGGCTCGGGGACCGGCAGGAGGTGCGGGTCAAGCAGCTGTCCGGCGGCGAACGGCGCCGGCTCGACCTCGCGCTCGCCCTGCTCGGCGACCCCGAGGTGCTCTTCCTGGACGAGCCGACGACCGGCCTGGACGCCGAAGGCCGCCGGGACACCTGGGAGTTGGTGCGCGCGCTGCGGGACGCCGGGACGACCGTGCTGCTCACCACGCACTACCTGGAGGAGGCCGAGGGCCTGGCCGACCGGCTCGCCATCCTGCACGCGGGCCGCATCGCCGCGGCCGGCACCCCCGCCGAGGTCACCGCGGGCCGCCCCGGCCGGATGTGCTTCCAGCTGCCCGAGGGCTACCACCTCGGCGATCTGCCCCCGCTGGCCGCCCTCGGCGTCTGCGGGCACGAGCACGAGGGCCGGACGGTACGGCTGCACACCACCGACCCCCAGCGCACCGCCGCCGGCGTCCTCGCCTGGGCCGACCGTACGGGCCTGCGCCTGCACGCCCTCGATGTGCGCTCGGCCTCCCTGGAGGAGGCGTTCCTGGGGATCGCGGGGCAGGACGGCGGGGTCGGTCAGGGGGTGGCGGCGTGA
- a CDS encoding sensor histidine kinase — MRGWQRRYWGERSKAERVELQSVVTWNATIWLFPLSWMLPPITAGGLQRHPGALALGVLLIAVGLLQCLVACRLVRPALDHYLGRSELPARAHRVAALLLALALALLVTLVALGRLGGPTSRMVLGAVLVSFGMTYALTVPLAVFLRRSAALSALLVVVLLLAHPSGLGATATALAAAFATAFTLLAARCGAWTLAVLWEAERGREIQARLAVAEERLRFGRDLHDVLGRNLSVISLKSELAVQLARRGRPEAVAQMIEVQRIAQESQREVRAVVRGYRAADLGAELAGAQGVLEAAGIGCEVRAEPAGLPAEVQSALGWVVREATTNVLRHGDARRCAVELEVREGVVVLTVENDGVRAAATSTSGGSGLAGLRERLAAVGGTLAADVAGEDRFRLVAEVPLPDEAPRSDEAPRSDEAPRLDETPRLDEAPRKAREVSDVTS, encoded by the coding sequence ATGCGGGGATGGCAGCGGCGGTACTGGGGCGAGCGGAGCAAGGCCGAGCGGGTCGAGCTGCAGAGCGTGGTCACCTGGAACGCCACCATCTGGCTGTTCCCGCTGAGCTGGATGCTGCCCCCGATCACGGCCGGCGGCCTCCAACGGCACCCCGGAGCCCTCGCGCTCGGCGTCCTGCTGATCGCCGTCGGCCTGCTCCAGTGCCTGGTCGCCTGCCGGCTCGTCCGCCCGGCGCTCGACCACTACCTCGGCCGGTCCGAACTGCCCGCGCGGGCCCACCGCGTCGCGGCCCTGCTGCTCGCCCTGGCCCTCGCACTGCTCGTGACGCTCGTCGCGCTCGGCAGGCTGGGCGGGCCCACCAGCCGGATGGTGCTCGGCGCGGTGCTGGTGTCCTTCGGGATGACCTACGCGCTCACCGTCCCCCTGGCGGTGTTCCTGCGCCGGTCCGCCGCCCTGTCGGCGCTGCTCGTGGTCGTCCTGCTGCTCGCCCACCCCAGCGGCCTCGGCGCGACGGCGACCGCGCTGGCCGCCGCCTTCGCCACCGCCTTCACCCTGCTGGCCGCCCGCTGCGGCGCCTGGACCCTCGCGGTGCTCTGGGAGGCCGAGCGCGGCCGGGAGATCCAGGCCCGGCTCGCGGTCGCCGAGGAACGGCTGCGGTTCGGGCGCGATCTGCACGACGTCCTCGGGCGGAACCTCTCCGTGATCTCCCTCAAGAGCGAACTGGCCGTCCAACTGGCCCGGCGGGGACGGCCGGAGGCGGTGGCGCAGATGATCGAGGTGCAGCGGATCGCGCAGGAGTCCCAGCGGGAGGTGCGGGCCGTCGTACGCGGCTACCGTGCGGCCGATCTGGGCGCCGAACTCGCGGGTGCTCAAGGCGTGTTGGAGGCGGCCGGGATCGGCTGCGAGGTGCGGGCGGAGCCGGCCGGGCTGCCGGCCGAGGTGCAGTCGGCACTCGGCTGGGTGGTGCGGGAGGCGACCACCAATGTGCTGCGGCACGGGGACGCGCGGCGGTGCGCGGTGGAGCTGGAGGTACGGGAGGGTGTGGTGGTGCTGACCGTGGAGAACGACGGGGTGCGGGCCGCCGCGACGAGTACGAGCGGCGGGTCGGGGCTCGCCGGGCTGCGGGAGCGGCTGGCGGCGGTGGGCGGGACGCTGGCGGCCGATGTCGCGGGCGAGGACCGGTTCCGGCTGGTGGCCGAGGTGCCGCTGCCGGACGAGGCGCCGCGGTCGGACGAGGCGCCGCGGTCGGACGAGGCGCCGCGGTTGGACGAGACGCCGCGGTTGGACGAGGCGCCGCGAAAGGCGCGGGAAGTGAGTGACGTCACGTCATGA